A section of the Leptotrichia buccalis C-1013-b genome encodes:
- a CDS encoding SemiSWEET family transporter codes for MNKKKINTLVGSIGAFIGIIVFITYIPQIIANIGGQKAQPWQPLSASISCLIWVIYGWTKEPKKDYILIVPNAAGVILGFLTFITAI; via the coding sequence ATGAACAAAAAGAAAATTAACACACTAGTTGGCTCAATAGGAGCATTTATAGGGATAATTGTATTTATAACATATATTCCCCAAATTATTGCCAATATAGGTGGACAAAAAGCACAGCCGTGGCAACCACTTTCCGCCTCAATTTCATGTTTAATATGGGTAATTTACGGATGGACTAAAGAACCTAAAAAAGATTATATTTTAATTGTGCCAAATGCGGCAGGAGTAATATTAGGATTTTTGACTTTTATTACAGCAATTTAA
- the glpK gene encoding glycerol kinase GlpK: MDNQKKYIIALDQGTTSSRAIIFDKNLNIIEKAQKEFTQIFPQPGWVEHNAMEIWASQRSVLTEVIAQSGISLKDVAAIGITNQRETVIVWDKNTGEPVYNAIVWQCRRTAEICEELKNRGLEDYVNENTGLIIDAYFSGTKVKWILDNVKGAREKAENGELLFGTVDTWLVWKLTGGKVHVTDFTNASRTMLFNIKNLEWDKKILKELNIPESMLPEVRNSSEIYGKTRMGITIGEENGTSIPISGIAGDQQAALFGQAGFHTGDIKNTYGTGCFMLMNTGNKCIKSNNGLLTTIAIGIDGKVEYALEGSIFIGGAVIQWFRDELRFFDKASDTEYFAQQVDDNGGVYLVPAFVGLGSPYWDMYARGTIVGLTRGSNKNHIIRAALESIAYQSKDLINAMKEDSGIEINSLKVDGGATANNFLMQFQSDILNTKVLRPEIIETTALGAAYLAGLAVGFWKNKEEIKKNWRLNKEFLPNLSENLRKKYYKCWKKAVEKAKSWEED; the protein is encoded by the coding sequence ATGGATAATCAAAAAAAATATATAATCGCTCTAGATCAAGGAACAACTAGCTCACGTGCAATTATTTTTGATAAAAATTTGAACATTATTGAGAAAGCTCAAAAGGAATTTACACAAATTTTCCCGCAACCAGGGTGGGTTGAGCATAATGCTATGGAAATATGGGCAAGCCAGCGTTCCGTTCTTACCGAAGTTATCGCACAATCTGGAATTTCTCTAAAGGACGTTGCAGCAATTGGAATTACAAATCAAAGGGAAACTGTAATCGTGTGGGATAAAAATACTGGCGAGCCTGTCTATAACGCAATTGTCTGGCAATGCAGACGAACGGCTGAAATTTGCGAAGAATTGAAAAATCGTGGACTCGAAGATTATGTAAACGAAAATACAGGACTGATAATCGATGCTTATTTTTCTGGGACAAAAGTAAAATGGATTCTTGACAATGTGAAAGGTGCAAGGGAAAAGGCTGAAAATGGGGAACTGCTTTTTGGAACGGTTGATACTTGGCTCGTGTGGAAACTAACTGGCGGAAAAGTGCATGTTACTGATTTTACAAATGCTTCCAGAACTATGCTTTTTAACATAAAAAATTTAGAATGGGACAAAAAAATTTTAAAGGAGCTTAATATTCCAGAAAGTATGCTTCCAGAAGTTAGAAATTCAAGTGAAATTTATGGAAAAACAAGAATGGGAATTACAATTGGTGAAGAAAACGGCACTTCTATTCCAATTTCAGGCATCGCTGGAGATCAGCAGGCGGCGTTGTTTGGGCAGGCTGGATTTCATACTGGAGATATAAAGAATACTTACGGAACAGGCTGCTTTATGCTTATGAATACAGGAAACAAATGTATAAAATCAAATAATGGCTTACTTACAACTATTGCCATTGGGATTGATGGAAAAGTGGAATATGCTCTGGAAGGAAGTATTTTTATTGGTGGGGCTGTTATCCAGTGGTTTCGTGATGAATTAAGGTTTTTTGACAAGGCTTCTGATACAGAATACTTTGCACAGCAAGTTGATGATAATGGTGGAGTTTATCTAGTTCCAGCATTTGTTGGATTAGGCTCGCCATACTGGGATATGTACGCCCGTGGTACAATCGTTGGGCTTACCCGTGGATCTAATAAAAATCACATAATTCGTGCTGCCCTCGAATCCATCGCCTACCAGTCAAAAGACTTGATAAACGCAATGAAAGAAGATTCAGGTATTGAAATAAATTCTCTAAAAGTCGATGGTGGTGCAACAGCAAACAATTTCCTAATGCAATTTCAAAGTGATATTTTAAATACAAAAGTTTTACGTCCTGAAATTATCGAAACAACTGCATTAGGCGCTGCATATTTAGCTGGACTCGCCGTTGGATTTTGGAAAAATAAAGAAGAAATCAAAAAGAACTGGCGTTTAAACAAAGAATTTTTACCAAATTTATCTGAAAATTTAAGGAAAAAATATTATAAATGCTGGAAAAAGGCGGTTGAAAAGGCTAAAAGCTGGGAAGAAGATTGA
- a CDS encoding ClC family H(+)/Cl(-) exchange transporter produces MAKDVLHELRDISSLKSRRNNIVLIFLCFLVGIFSGIIVGTYTLLLKKMSIFREFFTTNLELPKIIIGIIVFILMGMAVQFMLSKYPLISGSGIPQVSGLLTKKVKFKWFGELVTKFVGGILAIGTGMSMGREGPSVHLGALVGSGIKEVTKRSEVEEKYLVTCGASAGISSTFNAPLAGVIFSLEELHKFFSPLLLICTLVASGTSNFISRMILGSHTSFQYNFMLPKDIPYYIFAIITVIFCIIITITGKAFSYFLLLIQRQYKKWKLNKYVKMLLFMIIAYAIAVFFSDITGGGHELIEEMFGKNVLLRTLIIILVLKFFYTMLCYATGAPGGIFLPMLVIGALTGKVYGEILNHYFSIPNEIIVHFMLLGMAAYFTAVVRAPITGITLILEMTGNFSYLYMLIIVCTITYIFTELLKMEPIYERLYFNMFHKQILAEDKQNSENEKHARRLEMLEKWWKNKKIDIGVKSNRKNAKDKIVTLLIPVGANSEFDNKTVKDLNLPENLLIVSVRKAGKDSIARGDTLIQSGNQLVIITDYTTAQKYAGELKEKGMKIVE; encoded by the coding sequence ATGGCAAAAGATGTTTTACATGAACTGCGGGATATAAGCTCGTTAAAGTCAAGACGGAATAACATAGTATTGATATTTCTATGTTTTCTCGTGGGAATTTTTTCAGGAATTATCGTAGGAACGTATACTTTATTATTAAAAAAAATGTCAATATTTCGGGAATTTTTTACAACAAATCTGGAACTTCCAAAAATAATTATTGGGATAATTGTTTTTATTCTGATGGGAATGGCAGTGCAGTTTATGCTATCAAAATATCCACTGATTAGCGGGAGCGGAATTCCGCAGGTTAGCGGATTACTTACGAAAAAGGTTAAGTTTAAGTGGTTTGGAGAACTGGTTACAAAATTTGTGGGAGGAATTTTGGCAATTGGGACTGGAATGTCTATGGGGCGTGAAGGGCCTTCGGTGCATTTGGGGGCTTTGGTAGGTTCTGGAATTAAGGAAGTTACAAAGCGTTCAGAAGTAGAAGAAAAATATTTGGTGACGTGTGGAGCAAGTGCTGGGATTTCGTCTACATTTAACGCGCCACTTGCAGGAGTAATTTTTTCACTGGAAGAATTGCATAAATTTTTCTCGCCGTTACTGTTAATTTGTACTCTTGTGGCAAGTGGAACTTCAAATTTTATTTCAAGAATGATTTTAGGCTCGCATACATCCTTTCAATATAATTTTATGCTTCCAAAAGATATACCATATTATATATTTGCAATTATAACAGTGATCTTTTGCATTATAATCACAATTACTGGAAAAGCATTCAGTTATTTTTTGCTGCTTATTCAAAGACAATATAAAAAATGGAAATTAAATAAATATGTGAAAATGTTGTTATTTATGATTATCGCCTATGCTATAGCTGTGTTTTTTAGCGATATAACAGGCGGTGGGCACGAACTTATTGAAGAAATGTTTGGAAAAAATGTGCTTCTTAGAACACTTATTATAATTTTAGTCCTAAAATTCTTTTATACAATGCTTTGCTACGCAACAGGAGCACCAGGAGGAATTTTTTTGCCAATGCTTGTAATAGGGGCTTTGACAGGAAAAGTGTATGGAGAAATTTTGAACCATTATTTTTCGATTCCAAATGAAATCATTGTACATTTTATGCTGTTGGGAATGGCGGCTTATTTTACAGCGGTTGTAAGAGCGCCAATTACAGGAATTACATTGATTTTGGAAATGACAGGGAATTTTTCATATTTGTATATGCTAATAATTGTCTGTACAATAACTTATATTTTTACAGAATTATTGAAAATGGAACCTATTTATGAACGGCTTTATTTCAATATGTTTCATAAGCAAATTTTGGCAGAAGATAAACAGAATAGTGAAAATGAAAAGCATGCCAGAAGGCTTGAAATGCTTGAAAAATGGTGGAAAAACAAAAAAATTGATATTGGTGTAAAATCAAATAGGAAAAACGCGAAAGATAAAATTGTTACGCTTTTGATTCCTGTGGGTGCAAATTCAGAATTTGATAATAAGACAGTTAAAGATTTGAATTTGCCTGAAAATCTTCTGATTGTAAGTGTGCGTAAAGCTGGGAAGGACAGCATTGCACGTGGAGATACATTGATTCAGAGTGGAAATCAGCTTGTGATTATTACGGATTATACGACGGCGCAAAAGTATGCTGGGGAATTGAAAGAAAAAGGGATGAAGATAGTGGAATAA
- a CDS encoding FAD:protein FMN transferase: MMYKVQVRFLFHSDIKIKIPEIYDDSIFDKLFGILEDIDEKYNSYSENSYIDKINKNSGHFVKVNDETIKILSKIIHLSKIIGGEYDITIMPLIRLWGFYKQNPILPSLDKIKKAKRLVDYKKIIIDKKRNRIKIEKNQEIITGSFIKAYAIEKIVEEMKKIGIKDAIVNAGGSSIIAIDEWGIIAENPEEEREILRNKKGMPIKITQNQYAGDDEYNDLFEIKIKNKSYSTSNQKNTYLLINNEKYGHIISPKTGFPSQNKQVGVITENAFFGDIISTGMYNQTPEKFYEIMGKLSKEMEISGFLIDKDGEIFYFNMEKYF; the protein is encoded by the coding sequence ATGATGTATAAAGTTCAAGTACGATTTTTATTCCATTCAGACATAAAAATTAAAATTCCTGAAATTTATGATGATTCTATCTTTGACAAATTATTTGGGATTTTGGAAGATATAGATGAAAAGTATAATTCATATTCAGAAAATTCGTACATTGATAAAATAAATAAAAATAGCGGGCATTTTGTAAAAGTAAATGATGAAACTATAAAAATTTTGAGCAAAATTATTCATTTGTCAAAAATTATTGGCGGAGAATATGACATTACGATAATGCCTCTCATAAGACTTTGGGGATTTTATAAACAAAATCCTATTTTGCCGTCTTTGGATAAAATAAAAAAAGCAAAAAGGCTTGTGGATTACAAAAAAATAATTATTGATAAAAAGAGAAATCGGATAAAAATTGAAAAGAATCAGGAAATTATAACAGGTTCATTTATAAAGGCATACGCAATAGAAAAAATAGTTGAAGAAATGAAAAAAATTGGAATAAAGGACGCAATTGTAAATGCTGGCGGGAGTAGTATCATTGCTATTGATGAATGGGGGATTATCGCTGAAAATCCTGAAGAGGAAAGGGAAATATTGCGAAATAAAAAGGGAATGCCGATTAAAATAACTCAAAATCAATATGCTGGCGACGATGAATACAACGATTTATTTGAAATAAAAATAAAAAATAAAAGTTATTCAACTTCCAATCAAAAAAATACATATCTTTTGATAAATAACGAAAAATACGGGCATATTATAAGTCCCAAAACAGGATTTCCATCTCAAAATAAGCAAGTTGGAGTAATTACAGAAAATGCTTTTTTTGGCGATATTATTTCGACAGGAATGTATAACCAGACACCTGAAAAATTTTATGAAATTATGGGAAAATTGTCTAAAGAAATGGAGATTTCAGGATTTTTGATTGATAAAGATGGGGAAATTTTTTATTTTAATATGGAGAAATATTTTTAA